From Streptomyces griseorubiginosus, one genomic window encodes:
- the uvrB gene encoding excinuclease ABC subunit UvrB — translation MRPVSHIERTVAPFEVVSPYQPSGDQPAAIADLARRIEAGEKDVVLLGATGTGKSATTAWMIEKLQRPTLVMAPNKTLAAQLANEFRELLPNNAVEYFVSYYDYYQPEAYVPQSDTYIEKDSSINEEVERLRHSATNSLLTRRDVVVVASVSCIYGLGTPQEYVDRMVPLRVGDELDRDQLLRRFVDIQYTRNDLAFTRGTFRVRGDTIEIFPVYEELAVRIEMFGDEIEALSTLHPLTGEIISDDEQLYVFPASHYVAGPERMERAVNDIEKELGERLAELEKQGKLLEAQRLRMRTTYDLEMLRQIGSCSGVENYSMHFDGRQPGSPPNTLLDYFPDDFLLVIDESHVTVPQIGAMYEGDASRKRTLVDHGFRLPSALDNRPLKWEEFTERIGQTVYLSATPGKYELSRGDGVVEQIIRPTGLVDPEVVVKPTEGQIDDLVHEIRTRTEKDERVLVTTLTKKMAEDLTDYFLELGIQVRYLHSDVDTLRRVELLRELRSGEFDVLVGINLLREGLDLPEVSLVAILDADKEGFLRSGTSLIQTIGRAARNVSGQVHMYADKITPAMEKAIEETNRRREKQVAYNKERGIDPQPLRKKINDIVAQIAREDVDTEQLLGSGYRKGKDGKGAKAPVPALSGKAAGTKAGKGKAKETVPTDRPAAELTEQIEEMTARMRAAAADLQFEIAARLRDEVSEMKKELRQMKEAGLA, via the coding sequence ATGCGGCCCGTTTCCCACATCGAACGTACGGTGGCGCCCTTCGAGGTCGTCAGCCCCTACCAGCCCAGCGGCGACCAGCCGGCGGCCATCGCCGACCTGGCCAGGCGCATCGAGGCAGGCGAGAAGGACGTCGTCCTGCTCGGCGCGACCGGCACCGGAAAGTCCGCCACCACGGCGTGGATGATCGAGAAGCTCCAGCGCCCCACCCTCGTGATGGCGCCGAACAAGACCCTGGCCGCCCAGCTGGCGAACGAGTTCCGCGAACTGCTGCCGAACAACGCCGTCGAGTACTTCGTCTCGTACTACGACTACTACCAGCCCGAGGCCTACGTCCCGCAGTCGGACACCTACATCGAGAAGGACTCCTCGATCAACGAGGAGGTCGAGCGACTGCGCCACTCCGCGACCAACTCGCTGCTCACCCGCCGTGACGTCGTCGTGGTCGCCTCCGTCTCCTGCATCTACGGTCTCGGTACGCCCCAGGAGTACGTGGACCGCATGGTCCCCCTGCGGGTCGGCGACGAGCTCGACCGCGACCAGCTGCTGCGCCGCTTCGTCGACATCCAGTACACGCGCAACGACCTCGCCTTCACCCGCGGCACCTTCCGTGTGCGCGGCGACACCATCGAGATCTTCCCGGTCTACGAGGAACTCGCCGTCCGCATCGAGATGTTCGGCGACGAGATCGAGGCGCTGTCCACCCTCCACCCGCTCACCGGCGAGATCATCAGCGACGACGAGCAGCTGTACGTCTTCCCCGCCTCCCACTACGTTGCGGGCCCCGAGCGCATGGAGCGGGCCGTCAACGACATCGAGAAGGAGCTGGGGGAGCGCCTCGCCGAATTGGAGAAGCAGGGCAAGCTCCTGGAGGCCCAGCGCCTGCGCATGCGCACCACCTACGACCTGGAAATGCTCCGCCAGATCGGCTCCTGCTCGGGTGTCGAGAACTACTCGATGCACTTCGACGGCCGCCAGCCGGGCTCCCCGCCGAACACCCTGCTGGACTACTTCCCGGACGACTTCCTCCTCGTCATCGACGAGTCGCACGTGACCGTGCCCCAGATCGGCGCCATGTACGAGGGCGACGCCTCCCGCAAGCGCACCCTCGTCGACCACGGCTTCCGGCTCCCCTCGGCCCTGGACAACCGCCCCCTGAAGTGGGAGGAGTTCACGGAGCGCATCGGGCAGACGGTCTACCTGTCGGCGACCCCCGGCAAGTACGAGCTCTCGCGCGGGGACGGCGTCGTCGAGCAGATCATCCGCCCCACCGGCCTGGTCGACCCCGAGGTCGTCGTCAAGCCCACCGAGGGCCAGATCGACGACCTGGTGCACGAGATCCGCACCCGCACCGAGAAGGACGAGCGCGTCCTGGTCACCACGCTCACCAAGAAGATGGCCGAGGACCTCACCGACTACTTCCTGGAACTCGGCATCCAGGTCCGCTATCTGCACAGCGACGTCGACACCCTGCGCCGCGTGGAGCTGCTGCGCGAGCTGCGCTCCGGCGAGTTCGACGTCCTGGTCGGCATCAACCTCCTGCGAGAGGGCCTCGACCTGCCCGAGGTCTCCCTGGTCGCGATCCTCGACGCCGACAAGGAGGGCTTCCTGCGCTCCGGCACCTCCCTGATCCAGACCATCGGCCGCGCCGCGCGAAACGTCTCCGGCCAGGTCCACATGTACGCCGACAAGATCACCCCGGCGATGGAGAAGGCCATCGAGGAGACCAACCGGCGCCGGGAGAAGCAGGTCGCGTACAACAAGGAGCGGGGCATCGACCCCCAGCCGCTGCGCAAGAAGATCAACGACATCGTCGCCCAGATCGCCCGCGAGGACGTGGACACCGAGCAGTTGCTCGGCTCCGGCTACCGCAAGGGCAAGGACGGCAAGGGGGCCAAGGCTCCGGTGCCGGCCCTCAGTGGCAAGGCGGCGGGCACCAAGGCCGGCAAGGGCAAGGCCAAGGAGACCGTCCCGACCGACCGTCCCGCGGCCGAACTCACCGAGCAGATCGAGGAGATGACGGCACGTATGCGTGCGGCCGCCGCCGACCTCCAGTTCGAGATCGCGGCCCGGCTGCGCGACGAGGTGTCCGAGATGAAGAAGGAGCTCCGGCAGATGAAGGAGGCGGGCCTGGCCTGA
- a CDS encoding MHYT domain-containing protein: MQGTVDGFSYGLVTPLVAYLMACLGGALGLRCTTRSMLVNRSWRPGWLALGSAAIGSGIWTMHFVAMMGFTVKEAPIHYDKGITFASLGVAIVMVGIGVFIVGYRGATGTALMTGGAVTGLGIASMHYLGMAGMRLNGQLEYNTVTVAVSVVIAVVAATAALWAAGQVRGFLWSVGASLVMGLAVTGMHYTGMAALSVHLHNTGSPVSGDSPASLLAPMMIGPLAFLLLAGVVVLFDPLMVMGKPVWSPAENKPGVPARELVHHPAARRSSLRPRRGLPHHDTRTPQNR, from the coding sequence ATGCAAGGCACGGTCGACGGATTCAGCTACGGACTCGTCACACCGCTGGTGGCCTACCTCATGGCCTGCCTCGGCGGCGCCCTCGGCCTGCGTTGCACCACCAGATCGATGCTGGTCAACCGGTCCTGGCGCCCCGGTTGGCTGGCGCTCGGCTCGGCGGCGATCGGCTCCGGCATCTGGACCATGCACTTCGTGGCGATGATGGGATTCACCGTCAAGGAGGCGCCCATCCACTACGACAAGGGCATCACCTTCGCCAGCCTGGGTGTCGCCATCGTGATGGTGGGCATCGGCGTCTTCATCGTCGGCTACCGCGGTGCGACCGGGACGGCCCTGATGACCGGGGGTGCCGTCACGGGTCTGGGCATCGCCTCCATGCACTACCTGGGCATGGCGGGCATGCGCCTGAACGGACAGCTGGAGTACAACACCGTCACCGTGGCCGTCTCCGTGGTGATAGCCGTCGTCGCCGCCACCGCCGCCCTGTGGGCCGCCGGGCAGGTCAGGGGCTTCCTGTGGAGCGTGGGCGCGAGCCTCGTCATGGGCCTCGCCGTCACGGGCATGCACTACACCGGCATGGCCGCCCTCAGCGTCCATCTGCACAACACCGGCAGCCCCGTCTCGGGCGACTCGCCCGCATCCCTGCTGGCGCCCATGATGATCGGCCCGCTCGCCTTCCTGCTGCTCGCGGGCGTCGTCGTGCTGTTCGATCCGCTGATGGTCATGGGCAAGCCGGTGTGGTCGCCCGCCGAGAACAAGCCCGGAGTCCCGGCCCGCGAGCTGGTCCACCACCCGGCCGCCCGCCGCTCCTCGCTCCGCCCCCGCCGAGGTCTGCCCCACCACGACACCCGCACCCCCCAGAACCGCTGA